Sequence from the Collinsella aerofaciens ATCC 25986 genome:
CCCTGGCTAAACGTGCCGCCGTCCTCGCCGATGACCGTATCGTAGCCGCCTGGCAGCTGCACGATAAACTTGTGCGCGTGCGCGCGCTTGGCCGCCTCGACAACCTGTTCGCGCGTGGCATCGGGACAGCCGTAAGCGATGTTTTCCGCCACCGTGCCCTCGAACAGCCAAGTGTCCTGCAGCACCATGCCAAAGGCGCGGCGCAGGCTTGCGCGCGTGTAGTCACGCGAGGAACGGCCATCGACCGCGATGCGCCCAGCATCGATATCGTAAAAGCGCAGTAGCAGGTTGATGAGCGTCGTCTTGCCACAGCCCGTGGGACCGACGAGGGCATAGCGCATACCGGGCTTGGCATCGATGCAGATATCCTGCAGCAGTTTGCGGTCGGGCACATAGCTAAAGTCCACATGCTCAAACGAAACCTCGCCCTTCGGGGCGGCGAGCTCAATGGCATCCACAGCGTCGGGTTCCTGCTCGCGCGCATCGAGCAACGCGAACATGCGGCGCGCCGAGGCGTACGCCGTCTGGATCTGCGTGATGACGTTCGTAACCTCGTTGAACGGCTTAGTGTACTGGTTGGCGTAGGACAGAAAGATCTGCACGCCGCCCACCGTAAGCGCCGCGGGCACGCCCGTGATCACGCCCACGCAGCCGATCACGGCGACCACGGCGTAGATGATGTTGTTGATAAAGCGCGTGCCGGGGTTGGAAAGCGAGCCCATAAACTGCGCGCGCTCGCCCGCAGTGTAGAGCTCGGCGTTGAGGGCGTCGAAACGCTGCTGCGCGTTCGGTCCATAGGCGAAGGCGTCCACGAGCTTTTGCTCACCCACATACTCCTCGATATGGCCGCCCAGCTGGCCCTGAATGCGCTGCTGCGCTGTAAAGCTCTTGTTGGAGAGCTTGGCGATGGCGCCCGCCGCAAAGATGGAAAGAGGTGTGACAAGCACCACCACGAGCGTCATGGTCAGGTTGATGGAGAGCATAAACGCGAGCGTGCCCACGATGGTGATGACGCCGGTAAAGAGCTGCGTAAAGCCCTGCAGCAGACCGTCGCCCACCTGGTCGACGTCGTTGACCACGCGGCTCATAAGGTCGCCGTGGGCATGGCCGTCGATAAAGCTGAGCGGCATGCGGCTGAGCTTGTCGCTTGCCTCGACACGCATGTCGCGCACCGTCTCGTAGGACAGGCGGTTGACGCAGTAGCCCTGCAGCCACTGGAACGCCGCAGCGCCAACCACGACCAGCGCGAGTTTGGTGACGAGCGGTAGCAGTGCATCGAAGTCCACCTGTCCGGCGGCAACGATGAGGTCGATGCCCTCGCCGATGAGGATGGGCGTATAGAGCTGCAGGATCACCGAGATGGCGGCGCTCACAAACGACGCCGTAAACGAAATGCGGTGCGGACGCACGTAGCCCATCAGGCGACGGGTCACCGTGCTCACGGGATAGCGCTCGGAATCGCCGGGCTGGCGCGGGCCGTCACCCAGATCGTTGAGGTTATCGCTACCGGACACATTGGCCGTCATCGTGGCGACCGAACCGGAAGAAGTATACGGATTCATTTAGCGGCCCTCCTTTGCGCGGGTGGATGCAGGGGCGGAGTCCGAAGCGGGCGTCGCACTCCCCTGCTGGCCCTCGAGCTCCTCACGGCGGAGCTGCGACTGGCAAATCTCGCGGTAGAGCTGGCAGCTTGCGTACAGCTCGTCGTGCGTACCCAGGCCCGCAACCGAACCGTGATCGAGCACACAGATCATGTCGGCATCGCGCACGGTCGAGACGCGCTGGCTCACGATGACGGTCGTCAGCGGCAACCCGCCCTCGGCGGCGCCGCGCACGCTGCGCTCGCGGATGGCATGGCGAAGCGCCGCGTCGGTCTTAAAATCGAGTGCCGAGGCGGAGTCGTCCATGATCAGAATCTGCGGCGAACCCACCAAGGCACGCGCGATGGTCAGGCGCTGGCGCTGACCACCGCTGAAGTTCTTGCCGCCCGCCTCGACCGAGGCGTCGAGCCCCTGCGGCTTGTTGCGCACGAGCTCGCTGGCCTGCGCCATATCGAGCGCCGCCCAGAGCTCCTCGTCGGTCGCCGACTCGTCGCGCCAGGTCAGGTTGCTACGAATGGTGCCGCTCACCAGCGACGCGCGCTGCGGGACGGTCGCGACCACGTGGCGCAGCTGGTCGAGCGGCCAGGTGCGCACGTCGGCACCCATTACGCTCACGCTGCCGGTACCCGCATCGTACAGGCGCGGAATGAGCGAGACGAGCGTGGACTTACCACTGCCCGTGCCGCCGATAATGCCGAGCGTTTTGCCCAGCGGCAAATCCAGAGTCACGTCGTTGACGGCATTGGCGGCGCCCGCGCCAAAGGAGAAGCTCGCGTGGCTCAAGCTCAGCGCGGGGACCGGGGCAGCTGCGCCCGCCGCGTTCGGCTCGGGCAGGGCGACCGGCTCGTTGCCCTCGTCGGTAATGCTCGGCACGCAATTGAGCACCTCGTTGATGCGCGACGCGCTGGCGCTCGCCTTGGTAAAGACCACGACCAGGTTGGCGACGTACACGATGGAGGTGAGCGTCTGCGTCATGTAGTTGACAAACGCCATGACCTGGCCCTGCGTGAGCTCGCCCACATTCACCTGGATGCCGCCCACCCACAGGATGGCGCACACGCCCAGGTTCATCACCAAAAACGTGACGGGGTTGAGAATCGACGAGAGCTTGCCCACCGCGATGGCGACATGCGCCTGATCGTCAGCCGCCTGGGCAAAACGCTCGCGCTCGTGATCCTCGCGCACAAACGCGCGGACCACACGAGCGCCCGAAAGCCCCTCGCGGCAAATGAGCGCAATGCGGTCGAGCTTTGCCTGCAGCTGCTTGTAGTACGGAATGCAGCGCGCCATGACAAACCAAAACACCAGGCCGATGGCGGGCGTGCAGATTAAAAAGATAATGCCGAGCTTAAGGTCGATGGCGAGGGCCGCAACCATGGAGCCCACCGCCAGGAAAGGCCAGCGGATAAGCATGCGCACGCCCAGCGCCACGGCGAGCTGCACCTGATTGACGTCGTTGGTGATGCGCGTGATGAGCGACGGCGTGCCAAAGCGATCGAGCTCGGCATAGCTCAGCTTGTTGATATGCTCATAGAGTGCGCCGCGAATATCGGTGCCCATGCCCTGTGAGGTCAGCGCCGCCATCTTTTGGCAAACGAGCGTAAACGAGATGCCGATCACAGCCATGGCGCCAAGCAGCATACCGTAGTGGACGACGGCGCTGACGTCGTGCGCGCCGATGCCCTTGTCGATCATCTGGGCAATCACGAGCGGCGTCAGCAGGTCAAAGATCACTTCGATCAGCTTGCACGCAGGACCAATCACCATATACCGGCGAAACTTACCACCAAAACGCCTGAGCAGCTCAATCATGTATAGGCGCTCCTTATCATCATCTCTCTTCAATCTGATTCATGATAGTACGGAGAGCCCTGGAGATATGAAATCAACTCGTCACAGAACAAGCCCCCGAAACAATCAGGAAACTAGGCACAGAGACAAAGCACCCGAACATGTTTTGGCAAAGCCAACGAGCAGCACTAGACAAGGGATTAATTGTTCAGATTAACGCGCCTCTACGGGCGCATTTTGGACGATGTGGTCCCGGTGCCGGCGGGCTGTTTGGTAGTCGAGCGATTCCGCAGGCAAAGCCGAGGACCAGCGAGACACCAAACAGCCCGCCGGCACCGGGACCACATCGCGGCACCAAAAAGCGCCCGTGCGCTCGATGGATTCGGATGCCCGACAGAGGCTCCTTATGGCTGCTTCCTTCCGGACCTGACCAGATTCGGAACATGTCGTCATCCGAACCCATCGAACGCGCTAGGCGCTCGGTATATCTTACCCGCTCCCGCCCTCCACGGCAAGGCAGCTAATTTAGGACGGGGCCAAAAGACCACTTTTGAGTTGCGGTGGAATAGTTCCTGTTTTTGCCGCCTGAGCCGCCAAACAGGAACTATTCCACCGCAACTTATAGGGAGTTGGATTTTAGAGGCGGGCGAGGTCGTAGGATCGGGCGGCGGCTTCACCGGCGCAGATGAGGTTGGTTGTGGCTTCCTGGGGGTCGAGCGCTTGGTCAAGGGGCATGGGTCTGCGACAGACCGGCAGAACTAAGTCGACACCCTGCCCATACACCGCATCCAGGTTGTCGGCACGACCGCCCACGACGGCAACAACCGGCTTGCCATATCGCTTCGCACGACGAGCCACGCCCACCGGTGCCTTGCCGGCAGCGGATTGCTCGTCCATATTGCCCTCGCCCGTTATGACCAGGTCGGCATCGCGCACGCACTCGTCAAACCCAATCAGATCGAGCACCGTCTCCACGCCCGAACGCAGCTCCGCACCGAGCGCTAGCAACGCGGCGCCCAGGCCGCCGGCGGCGCCGGCACCGGGCACACCGAGCACCGAGCCAAATGTCCGTGCACCCTCGGGCACGCGCAACAACCCCTGAGCCCGCGCCCCGGTAATCGCCGCATCGAGCAGGCGACCATAGCCGACCATCCAGCTGTCGTACCTGCGCAGCGCCTCGGCATCATCCGTCGGCAGACCCTTCTGCCCGCCAAACACCGCCAGTGCGCCTCGACGCCCCACGAGCGGATTCTCGACATCGGAAAGCACCACGACACGCGTGCCATTCAGTACCCGAAGCGCTGGTGCCAAATCGATACCCGCCACGTGTTCAAGGCCCGCCAGGCCGGGGGCGATATTGCGGCCACGCTCATCGACAAGGCGGGCGCCCAGCGCCTGCAGCATGCCGGCGCCACCGTCGTTGGTGGCGCTGCCGCCCAAACCAATATAGATCGTCTTTGCACCCGCGCGAACCGCACGAAGCATCAGTTCGCCCACGCCATAAGTTGTGGCCGCCAACGCCGCCGACTCCGTGCAGGGCGAATACCCAATACCCGCCGCCTCGGCCATCTCAATTACAGCCGACTCGTGCTCGCCGTCCACCAGCATCCGGGCAGACACGCGGTCGCCCAAGGGGCCTGCAGCCTCACAGGTCGAGAGCTCGCCACCGCGCGCGGCGATGGCGTCGAGCGTTCCCTCGCCACCATCTGCCAGCGGCAAAGCGCCCAGCTCGGCATCGGGCCACACACGGCGCACGCCTTCGGCAACGGCTTTCTCCGCCTGCGCGCTCGAAACGCTACCCTTAAAGGAATCAATCGCCAGCAGCACGCGGCGGGGCCGGCGCTGCACGGGGCCAAAGTCAACCGCTGCGCCAGCATCCTCTTCGGCACACGCGAGCGCCTCGGCATGAGCGGTATGTGCCCCAAGATCGGCCCCACAACCGCAGCCAGCACAATCGGTGCCACGCAGCCCACTAAAATAGCTGCTCAACACCTCACGACACTCATCCGCCAGCACGCCGGCACGTACGTTAAACCGATGGTTCAGGCGCGAATCGGCATTGAGGTCGTACAGCGAGCCCAGTGCACCCGCCTTGGCATCGGCCGCGCCGTACACGCAGCGCCCCACGCGCGCGTTAACCATAAGCCCCGCGCACATGCAGCAGGGCTCGAGCGTCACGTAGACCGTACAGTCGGAAAGGCGCCAACGACCGAGCGACTGCGCGGCGGCGCACAGGGCCGAAAACTCGGCATGAGCCGAAGGATCCTGGTCGAGCTCGCGGCGATTATGCGCCCTCGCGACGATCTCACCCGCGCGCACCACTACGGCACCGATCGGCACCTCGCCCACCGCCGCGGCGGCACGCGCCTCCGCCAGCGCCTCGCTCATGAACTTCTCATCGATTCCGGTGCTCGTCATCGTTCGCCTTCCCTGTTGCAAATCCAAAACGATGCTATCATTACGACTCACGGAGAGATGGCAGAGCGGTTGAATGCGGCGGTCTTGAAAACCGTTGAGCGCGAGAGCGTTCCGGGGGTTCGAATCCCCCTCTCTCCGCCACCTTAGTGATTCACCGGCGTCATGGTGCGCTCGAACAGCGCATCGACCACGTCGGCTATCTCGGGTCGACGCTCAAGATCGTGACCCGACTCCCACCAATTTGTGAACAGTCGAATAATGCCACCGGCGATAAACTCCGATGTCGTCTCGAGCGAAACGGGCGCCAGGGCATCTTCGGCAAGCGAGCTCATCACACGCTCGCGGATGGAACGCGCAATGCGGTCGCAAATCATGCCGGTCAGCATGCCCGACATGCTGCTGGCCAAAAGGTTATCCATGAGCTGCTCATGCGCCAGAATCATATTCATGGCATCGTCAAAGACCTCATGGCGAAGCGCCCGTACGTCATCAAGCGGCTCCGCGTCCGCTGCATCGGTCCGGTTTTGCGGCAAGCCCGTCATAAGCTCATCGATATAGAAGGCAAAGTAATCGTTTTTATCGCGAAAATGCTTATAGAACGTCGTGCGGCGAATCAGGGCCCGGTCGCAAAGCATGGCAACCGTCAAATCCTCAAACCGATGCTCTTCCAAGAGCTCGGTAAAAGCATCGAACAGGGCACGATAGGTTTTCTTGATGCGAAGGTCCATCCATATCGCCATCCTCAAGGTGTAGACAGCATTCCTTAATTTGTCGCATATCTTACACCTGTACCACCCGTTCCATGTTGGCGCCCCCCTCCTTGGCGGAAACATAACGCTTACCGGAAAGTTCGGTATCGCCAAAGGTTGCGGGTATACTAGTAGCGTTACACCAACGGCAGCCGGCGCAAAACGCCGCTGCCATTCGAAACGGAGACATCATGCTTCCCGTCATCATCGGTATCGTTGTTGTCGTTGTGATCGCCAGCGCCATCGCCGGCATCTACAACAACATGGTCACCAAGCGCAATCGCATCGATAATGCCTGGCAGAACATCGACACGCAGCTGCAGCGCCGCAACGACCTGATCCCTAACCTGGTCGAGACCGTCAAGGGCTACGCCAAGCACGAGCAGGACACGCTCGCCGCCGTAGTCAACGCGCGCAACGCCGCCGTGAGCGCCACCACCCCCGAGGCCAAGATGGAAGCGGACAACGTGCTGACCGGTGCGCTGCGCCAGCTCTTTGCCGTCGCCGAGGCCTACCCCGACCTTAAGGCAAATACCAACTTTACGCAGCTCCAGTCCACGCTCGAGGACACCGAGAACAAGGTGAGCTACGCGCGCCAGAGCTACAACGATTGCGTGCTCAGCTACAACAACGCCATCCAGACGTTCCCGGCCGTTATCTTTGCCGGCATCTTCCAGTTTAAGGAGCGCCAGGGCTTCGAGGCCGCCGAGGCCGCCCGCCAGGCACCGACCGTCAAGTTCTAACAATCACGGCCGAGTCTTAAGCCAGCTCATCAACCCTTTGGGGTCCAAGGCACAAACCTTGGGCCCTTTTCTTATCCACGCACAACGCGCCCACGCACAACGCGCGGCCAATAGGCCGCGCACCATCTTTACTTCAGATCTATATTGCCCGTAACGGCAGCACCGAGGTAACGCAGGCCCGAGGGCAACCTTCCTTTCCGGCGCACTCCGCAGGACGAAAGAACCTCCGCCGCACGAAGTGCGCAGCGGAGGTTCTTTCATGTCCGAGGACGCGCCGGAAAGGAAGGTTGCCCTCGGGCCGGACAGCTAAGACAGCTTACGCGACGGTGTAAACCCAGTTGTGCTTGTCCTCGACAGCACCGGACTGGATACCAGTCAGGGTCTCGCGAAGCTTCTTCATCACAGGGCCGATCTCGGTGTATCCAGCCGGGAAGGTCACGGTCTCGTCGGCGCCGTAAACCTTGTTGTCGATTTCGCCAACCGGAGAGATGACGGCAGCGGTGCCGCACAGGCCGCACTCCACAAAGGTGCCGGCCTTGACCACGGCCCACTCGACGGGGCGCTGGTCAACGGTCATGCCCAGGTCCTGAGCAACCTGAACGAGCGAACGACGGGTGATAGAGGGCAGGATGGAGTCGGTGTGCGACTGCGGAACGACGAGCGTGCCATCCTCTTTCACGAACAGGACGTTGGCGCCACCGGTCTCCTCGACATAGGTGCGGGACTCGGAGTCGAGATACAGGTTCTCGGCATAGCCCTCGCGATGGGCCTCCATCGTGGGCTTAAGGGACATGGCGTAGTTCAGGCCGGCCTTGATGTTGCCAGTGCCGTGCGGTGCGGCGCGGTCGTACTCGGAAACGCGCAGCTTGACGGGCTTGAGGCCACCCTTAAAGTACGGACCGACCGGGGTCACGAGGATGCGGAACGTGTACTCAGGAGCGGGAGCCACGCCGATCACGTCACCGGAACCGATCATAAACGGACGCACGTACAGGGTCGCGCCGGAGCCGAAGGGCGGAACCCAGGCGGCGTTGGCAGAAACGACCTGCTTGACGGCCTCAACGAACTTGTCCTTGGGGAACGGGGGCATCTCGAGGCGCTGGGCAGAGTTATACATGCGCTCGGCGTTCATGTCGGGACGGAAGCAGACGATGCTGCCGTCCTCGGCGGTGTAGGCCTTCAGGCCCTCAAAGACCTCCTGGCAGTAATGGAAGATGCCGCCGCACTCGGAGACATGCAGGGTGTGGTCGGTGGTCAGGCCGCCCTCGTCCCACTCGCCATCCTTCCAATGAGCCTCGTAGCTGTAATCGGTCTTCATGTAGCCAAAGCCGAGGCTACCCCAATCGATATCCTTCTTCTCGACAGTCATATGTCGCTCCTTACATACACAGTTGCAAACTCGCGAACCCGCACGCAAGGACCGAGGCCGGCCGCGTCGCAACGTCGCACGCCCGGAGCGTAAAGCCGGACGGGACACGCAAACAGCATCAAAGCCGATGGCACGTCGATTCGCATGCACGAGATTGTACTCCGCACGCGCGTCGGATAAAACGTTTTTCTTTAACTAACTAAAGTATTTTCATTTGACCGAAGCAAAGAGGCCCGCCACCGCAAGCGGTGACGGGCCTTGACTGCACGGTTTGCGCGCTGGCTCGAGTTACGCGCTCTTTTTGCCCAGCTTAGCCTTAACCAGACCGACCACAGTCGGAATGATCGACACAGCAACGATGCCAACAATCAGCAACTCAAAGTGCTCCTGCACAAAGGGAATGCCACCAAAGAAGTAGCCCAGCAGTGTAAAGAGCGTTGACCAGGTAATACCACCCAGTACGTTGTAGATGACAAAGTTGCGCCAGTGCATGCCGCCCATGCCCGCGATAAAGGGCACAAAGGTGCGAATAAACGGGAAGAAGCGGCCCAGGAAAATAGCCAGGTGACCCCACTTGTCCAAGAAATCCTCGGACTTTTTGATGCGCTCGGGCGTCATGGCCTTGACCTTGCCCGAAGCGATGATCTTTTTGCCAAAGAAGTGACCGATCATAAAGTTGCACTGGTCACCCAGGATGGCAGCAGCCCATGCGACGACCAGCAGTGCCACGATGTTAAAACCACCGTTGTGGGCAAAGAAGCCCGAAGCAAACAGCAGTGAATCGCCAGGAAGGAACGGGAAGAACACCACGCCTGTCTCAATGAAGATAATCAGGAACACGCAGCCGTAGGCCATAAGCGGACCGGCGGCGATCCAGCTGGCAATCGCGGTGCGCGGGTCTTTGAGCAGCTCGGCGATAAAATTGATGAAACCCATGAAGTAAAACCTCTCAGTTGTGGGCGCGGATACGTCCAAATTGACCAGTATACGGTTGCGGCGCCCCCTCGTGCGCAACCCCACAAAAGCATGACTCCATTACCAGCAAGTTTGCATAACTCATAACTGACACTTGTCGTGCAAAGCCGCCAAGATTGTTCTTCCTAATCCCTAGCGAATCGCTATACTTTATTGAATCGCATTGCCATGGCGCTAAGGGAGGGCGGCCGGTGAGCTTTATCAATACCATTCGCGAGGACATCAAGACCGTCCAGGCGCAAGACCCCGCTGCGCAAAACGGTCTGGTCATCTTCCTTTCCTATCCTGGCCTGCACGCCAAGTGGAATCACGTGCCCGAGCACTGGCTCTGGGAGCATGGACATCGCTCGCTCGCCCGTGTGCTCTCGCAAATCACCCGCCACATCACCGGCGTCGAGATTCATCCCGCCGCGCAGATCGGCAAGCACTTCTTTATCGACCACGCCATGGGCGTCGTCATCGGCGAAACCACCGTCGTGGGCGACAACTGTGTGCTTTACCAGGGCGTTACGCTCGGCGGCACCGGCAACGAGACCGGCAAACGCCACCCAACGCTCGGCGATAACGTCACCGTGGGCACGGGTGCCAAGGTGCTCGGCAACATTCACATCGGCAACAACGTCAAGATCGGCGGCAACTCGGTCGTCGTTAAGGACGTGCCCGACAACTGCACCGTCGTGGGCGTGCCGGGACGCATCATCAAGCGCAACGGCTGCCGCGTGTTCGAGGAGAGCTTCGATGCCAAGCAGCATCGCGAGTACATGCCCGACGACGCCGCCGAGCAGAGTGCCCTCAACCGCCAAGGCATCACCGAGAACGCCCGCCGCGTTAAAGAGCTCGAGCGAGAGGTGGCCGAGCTCAAGGCCCTCGTCGCCAAGCTCGTGGACGAGCGCTAGGAACGCAAGCGGCACAAAACGACATCGGCATCAACGCAAGAAGGCGCGCCAGGGAATTCATCCCCGGCGCGCCTTTGCGTTGATGCGACATGTGGGACTGTCCCTTTGTCACATTATGCGAACTGGCTCAGATAGAGGTCGGCGTAGGCACCCTCGGCAGCCAGCAGCTCCTTATGCGTGCCCTGCTCGATAATGTTGCCGTGATCCATGACCAAGATCAGGTCGGCATCCACAATCGTCGACAGGCGGTGCGCGATCACAAAACTCGTACGCCCGCGCATGAGCGCGTCCATGGCACGACCGATGGCAAGCTCGGTACGCGTATCCACGCTTGAGGTCGCCTCGTCCAGGATGAGAATCGCCGGGTTGTTGAGCAGCACGCGTGCGATGGTCAGCAGCTGACGCTGGCCCTGGCTGATGCTCTCGGCATCGTTGGCCACGCGCGTGTCGTAGCCCTGCGGCATGGTGCGCACAAAGAAGTCGACCTGCGCGGCACGAGCGGCGGCCACGATCTCGTCGCGCGTCGCCTCGGGACAGCCGTAGGCGATGTTTTCGGCAATCGTGCCATCGAACAGCCAGGCGTCTTGCAGCACCATGCCAAACTGCTGACGTAGCTCGCCGCGATCCATGCGGCTCGTATCCACGCCGTCGAGCGTAATACGCCCGCCGTCAATCTCGTAGAAGCGCATGAGCAGGTTGATGAGCGTCGTCTTGCCTGCGCCCGTGGTTCCCACCACGGCAATCTTCTGGCCCGGCTCGGCGGTAAACGACACGTCGCGCATAAGCGGCTTGTCGGGCGAATAACCAAAGCGCACGTGCTCAAAGGAGACGCGGCCCTCCACGCGACCCGGCAGCTTGGCGGCCTTGTCCGGCAGCGGATCGGCCTCCATCTCGGGCTCATCGAGCAGGTCGAACACGCGCTCCGCACTCGCCAACGCGCTCTGCAGCGAGTTGAAGGTAAACGACAGCTGCGTCATGGGTTCGGACGCCTCGTAGATAAACTGGAAGAACGCCTGGAACACGCCGACGGTCATGTGACCGGCAACCAGCATGCTGCAGCCCACCAGCGCAATAACGATCTGCGCCAAACGGCCGATAAAGCGCACCGCGGGGCCGACAGCATTGATCATAAAGTCGGCCTTGGTGCTCACACGAGCCAGCTCGCCCGAGGCCTCGTGCACCTCAGCGGAGCTCTGGCGCTCGCGGTTAAACGCGCGGATCACCAGACGGCCCGAGTAGCCCTCCTCGACCGCACTCGTAATCTTGGACACCCACTCCTGGCGCTCGCCCGTCACATCGTGTGTGCGGCGCGAGACGACCTTCGTCACCAGCAGCGACAGTGCCGTAAAGAACAGAAAGACGAGCGTAAGCTGCACGCTGAACACGAACATCACGCTCACAGCACCAACAACCGTGCCGATCGACACGAGCAGCTGCAGCAATCCGCGCTGCATGCTCTCGGACATCTTGTCCAGGTCATTGGTCGCGCGGCTGACGACCTCACCGGGACGATGCGCGTCAAAGAAGGCAAGCGGCAGACGGTTGAGCTTTTGCGCGATGCGGTTGCGCAGGCGTAGATTGAGGCGTTCGGCCACGCTCGACATCAAAAAGCTCTGGAGCGCGTAGAACGAGGCGGCGGCCGTCCAAATCATAAAGTAGATGAAGATGGTCCTGCCGCAGTTCTCCCAGGTGATGTTGAAGGTGGCGTTGTTGGCAAACGCCACCTGAATGTGGCCCCACAGCTCATCGATCACACGGGCGCTATATGCCGGCGCAGCGGTGTTAAAGATGGCATAGAACACAATGCTCGCGAACACGATATAGAAGCGCCAATGGTCGCCGGCAGCCTCGCTCCACAGGCGGCGCACCGTCGCCCAGGTGTCGCGGGGTTTCTCGTCCTCGTCCTCGTCGTCCACATCGCGCATGCGCTCCGCCTCAGCGCGGGCGCGCTCGTCCTCGGCGCGCTCATTTTCCTCGTAGAGCGCTTGGCGGCGAGCCTCGCGCTCGGCTGCAGCCTTGGCGGCGTCATCCAGCTCGGTCGACGCGGCAGCCTGGTCGACCGTTTTATCGGCAGCGTCCGCAGCGGCGGCATCGACAAGGCCGCCCTGCTTCTTGAGCTCCTCGGTCATGCT
This genomic interval carries:
- the cysE gene encoding serine O-acetyltransferase, which translates into the protein MSFINTIREDIKTVQAQDPAAQNGLVIFLSYPGLHAKWNHVPEHWLWEHGHRSLARVLSQITRHITGVEIHPAAQIGKHFFIDHAMGVVIGETTVVGDNCVLYQGVTLGGTGNETGKRHPTLGDNVTVGTGAKVLGNIHIGNNVKIGGNSVVVKDVPDNCTVVGVPGRIIKRNGCRVFEESFDAKQHREYMPDDAAEQSALNRQGITENARRVKELEREVAELKALVAKLVDER
- a CDS encoding ABC transporter ATP-binding protein produces the protein MTEELKKQGGLVDAAAADAADKTVDQAAASTELDDAAKAAAEREARRQALYEENERAEDERARAEAERMRDVDDEDEDEKPRDTWATVRRLWSEAAGDHWRFYIVFASIVFYAIFNTAAPAYSARVIDELWGHIQVAFANNATFNITWENCGRTIFIYFMIWTAAASFYALQSFLMSSVAERLNLRLRNRIAQKLNRLPLAFFDAHRPGEVVSRATNDLDKMSESMQRGLLQLLVSIGTVVGAVSVMFVFSVQLTLVFLFFTALSLLVTKVVSRRTHDVTGERQEWVSKITSAVEEGYSGRLVIRAFNRERQSSAEVHEASGELARVSTKADFMINAVGPAVRFIGRLAQIVIALVGCSMLVAGHMTVGVFQAFFQFIYEASEPMTQLSFTFNSLQSALASAERVFDLLDEPEMEADPLPDKAAKLPGRVEGRVSFEHVRFGYSPDKPLMRDVSFTAEPGQKIAVVGTTGAGKTTLINLLMRFYEIDGGRITLDGVDTSRMDRGELRQQFGMVLQDAWLFDGTIAENIAYGCPEATRDEIVAAARAAQVDFFVRTMPQGYDTRVANDAESISQGQRQLLTIARVLLNNPAILILDEATSSVDTRTELAIGRAMDALMRGRTSFVIAHRLSTIVDADLILVMDHGNIIEQGTHKELLAAEGAYADLYLSQFA